One stretch of Sinomonas terrae DNA includes these proteins:
- a CDS encoding four-carbon acid sugar kinase family protein: MILEEELLADFPADADVPAHAVADSVSASKRILVVLDDDPTGTQSVADLPVLTAWEPGDFRWAFGLDPRPAAVYVLTNTRSLDPDEAAERNRAVVTNALAAARESGLELAFTSRSDSTLRGHFPLETDTIAATLEAQNGLGADGVVIVPAFPDAGRVTIGGTHYTRSGSGGLTPVADTEFARDATFGYRSSSLAEYIEEKSGGRFPANSVIVLDLAILRAGTPAESAIAIADALEPAADRTPIAVDIVTENDFRRLALGLSEAERRGKKFIYRVGPPFVRGRIGQEVRAPLSSAEALGPDAPRRGGLVVVGSHVGQTTRQLDALLRRLPSARVIELDVERVLAGDESHIAETAERVAASLATGDVVVHTSRTLVTADSAAGSLAIARRVSAALVDVVRQTLAAVRPRFVVAKGGITSSDVAAHGLGIRHAMVRGPMLPGIVSLWEPMDGPALGIPYVVFAGNVGDDASLADVVEKLSYQKESIND, from the coding sequence GTGATCCTCGAAGAAGAACTGCTCGCGGACTTCCCCGCCGACGCCGACGTCCCCGCCCATGCGGTCGCGGATTCCGTCTCCGCCTCGAAGCGCATTCTCGTAGTCCTCGACGACGATCCGACCGGAACGCAGTCCGTCGCCGACCTGCCCGTCCTCACCGCTTGGGAGCCTGGCGACTTCCGCTGGGCCTTCGGGCTGGACCCGCGTCCCGCCGCGGTCTACGTCCTCACCAACACCCGCAGCCTCGATCCAGACGAGGCAGCAGAGCGCAATCGCGCGGTTGTCACGAACGCGCTCGCCGCCGCTCGGGAGTCCGGCCTCGAGCTCGCCTTCACGAGCCGCAGCGACTCGACTCTTCGCGGCCACTTCCCGCTCGAGACCGACACGATTGCCGCGACCCTCGAGGCGCAGAACGGGCTCGGCGCCGACGGGGTGGTCATCGTCCCGGCCTTTCCCGACGCCGGCCGGGTGACCATCGGCGGCACGCACTACACGCGCAGCGGCTCCGGAGGACTCACACCGGTCGCCGACACGGAGTTCGCGCGCGACGCGACCTTCGGCTACCGCAGCTCGAGCCTCGCGGAGTACATCGAGGAGAAGTCGGGCGGACGCTTTCCTGCGAACAGCGTGATCGTGCTCGACCTCGCGATCCTTCGCGCCGGGACCCCCGCGGAGAGCGCGATCGCGATCGCGGATGCCCTCGAGCCGGCAGCGGACCGGACGCCTATCGCCGTCGACATTGTCACCGAGAACGACTTCCGGCGCCTCGCCCTCGGCCTTTCCGAGGCCGAGCGGCGCGGCAAGAAGTTCATCTATCGGGTAGGCCCACCGTTCGTGAGGGGCCGGATCGGCCAGGAGGTCAGGGCGCCGCTCAGCTCCGCCGAGGCGCTCGGGCCCGATGCCCCACGGCGCGGCGGTCTCGTCGTCGTCGGCTCCCACGTGGGGCAGACGACCCGTCAGCTCGACGCGCTGCTGCGCCGCCTCCCCTCCGCACGCGTCATCGAGCTCGACGTCGAGCGCGTCCTGGCGGGCGACGAATCGCACATCGCCGAGACCGCGGAGCGCGTGGCCGCCTCGCTGGCAACGGGCGACGTCGTCGTGCACACGAGCCGCACCCTCGTCACCGCAGACAGCGCCGCGGGAAGCCTCGCGATTGCCCGCCGCGTCTCGGCAGCTCTTGTCGACGTCGTGCGCCAGACGCTCGCGGCCGTCCGCCCACGCTTCGTCGTCGCCAAGGGCGGCATCACGTCCTCCGACGTCGCCGCCCATGGGCTCGGGATCCGCCACGCCATGGTCCGGGGCCCCATGCTCCCTGGAATCGTCTCGCTGTGGGAGCCGATGGACGGCCCCGCCCTCGGCATCCCGTACGTGGTCTTCGCGGGCAACGTCGGCGACGACGCCTCGCTGGCCGACGTAGTGGAGAAGCTCAGCTACCAGAAGGAATCGATCAATGACTGA
- the hpaB gene encoding 4-hydroxyphenylacetate 3-monooxygenase, oxygenase component: MGIRTGQQFLDKLNSMRPHLVIDGEVVSENLTEYRAFRGLARTYASLFDMQHDPQFRDRLTYPSPATGESVNASFLVPRSKEDLAKRRDAMSVWAEYSNGFLGRTGDYMNSALTALSAAKKFFAQADPVFGERVEAYYEMARENDLLATHTLIPPQANRSVSGSEQLGGQLAARIVEEKDDGVVIRGARMLATIAPIADELLVFPSTVLRGTPEDAPYSFAFAIQNDAPGLRYLCRTTLHHGGSHHDEPLASRFEEVDAVVVFDDVFVPNERLFMLGHPELCNQWYSETGAAALMTHQVVTRTVAKSEFFLGLASEIGATIGIDGFQHIQEDLAELIKDVEIGKALVVASEAQAELSDDGVMLPHWPTLNAARNWYPKVSQRYPEIIRKFCASGLMALPGEADLYIARDDIDMYLQGKSLTGPERIRLFKLAYDASITGFAGRQALYEYFFFGDPVRMAGALVNSYDREPVRARVRELLHRED; this comes from the coding sequence ATGGGCATCCGGACCGGCCAGCAGTTCCTGGACAAGCTCAATTCGATGCGGCCGCATCTGGTGATCGACGGCGAGGTGGTTTCCGAGAACCTCACCGAATACCGCGCGTTCAGGGGACTCGCGCGGACCTACGCGAGCCTCTTCGACATGCAGCACGATCCCCAATTCCGGGACCGGCTGACCTACCCGTCGCCCGCCACGGGCGAGTCCGTCAACGCATCGTTCCTCGTTCCGCGCTCGAAGGAGGACCTTGCGAAACGACGCGACGCGATGTCGGTGTGGGCCGAATACTCCAACGGCTTCCTCGGCCGCACGGGCGACTACATGAACTCTGCCCTCACCGCCCTCAGCGCCGCGAAGAAGTTCTTCGCCCAGGCCGATCCTGTCTTCGGGGAGCGCGTTGAGGCGTACTACGAGATGGCGCGGGAGAACGATCTTCTCGCGACCCACACCCTCATCCCACCGCAGGCCAACCGCTCCGTCTCGGGCTCCGAACAGCTGGGCGGCCAACTCGCGGCCCGCATCGTCGAAGAGAAGGACGACGGCGTCGTCATCCGCGGCGCGCGCATGCTCGCCACGATCGCGCCCATCGCGGACGAGCTGCTCGTCTTCCCCTCGACCGTGCTTCGCGGCACCCCTGAGGACGCGCCGTACTCGTTCGCCTTCGCCATCCAGAACGACGCGCCAGGCTTGCGCTATCTGTGCCGCACCACGCTGCATCACGGGGGGAGCCACCACGATGAGCCGCTCGCGAGCCGCTTCGAAGAGGTGGACGCCGTCGTGGTGTTCGACGACGTCTTCGTTCCGAACGAGCGCCTCTTCATGCTCGGGCATCCGGAGCTGTGCAATCAGTGGTATTCGGAGACGGGCGCCGCTGCGCTCATGACTCATCAGGTCGTGACCCGTACTGTGGCCAAGAGCGAGTTCTTCCTGGGGCTGGCTTCCGAGATCGGGGCGACCATCGGGATCGACGGCTTCCAGCACATCCAAGAGGACCTTGCCGAGCTCATCAAGGACGTGGAGATCGGCAAGGCGCTCGTCGTCGCCTCCGAGGCGCAGGCGGAGCTGAGCGATGACGGCGTCATGCTCCCGCACTGGCCGACGCTCAACGCGGCTCGGAACTGGTACCCGAAGGTTTCGCAGCGCTATCCCGAGATCATTCGGAAGTTCTGCGCCTCAGGCCTCATGGCGCTCCCCGGCGAGGCGGACCTCTACATCGCGCGCGACGACATCGATATGTACCTTCAGGGCAAATCACTCACTGGCCCTGAGCGGATACGCCTGTTCAAGCTCGCCTACGACGCATCCATCACCGGCTTCGCAGGCAGGCAGGCGCTCTACGAGTACTTCTTCTTCGGGGACCCGGTGCGCATGGCGGGGGCGCTCGTGAACAGCTACGACCGCGAGCCTGTCCGTGCGCGCGTCCGGGAGCTCCTGCACCGCGAGGACTGA
- a CDS encoding ribose-5-phosphate isomerase — protein sequence MARQWRIVVGSDDAGFDYKEAIKKDLEASELVASVTDVGVGADGHTNYPTIATSAAEIVARGEADRAVLICGTGLGVAIAANKVAGIRAVTAHDSFSVERAVLSNNAQVLCMGQRVVGLELARRNVREWLTYEFDETSPSNEKVQELCAYEGV from the coding sequence ATGGCCCGACAGTGGCGCATCGTCGTCGGCTCCGACGACGCTGGATTCGATTACAAGGAAGCCATCAAGAAGGACCTCGAGGCGAGCGAGCTCGTCGCGTCCGTCACGGATGTCGGCGTGGGTGCGGACGGGCACACGAACTACCCGACCATCGCGACCAGCGCTGCCGAGATCGTCGCCCGCGGCGAGGCCGACCGCGCCGTCCTCATCTGCGGAACTGGCCTCGGCGTCGCGATCGCGGCGAACAAGGTGGCTGGGATCCGCGCTGTCACGGCCCACGATTCGTTCTCGGTCGAGCGTGCCGTGCTCTCGAACAACGCGCAGGTTCTCTGCATGGGCCAGCGCGTGGTCGGCCTGGAGCTCGCGCGCCGCAACGTCCGCGAATGGCTCACCTACGAGTTCGACGAGACGAGCCCTTCGAACGAGAAGGTCCAGGAGCTCTGCGCCTACGAGGGCGTGTGA
- a CDS encoding sugar phosphate isomerase/epimerase family protein has translation MPENPHYTAETWPIATCLHGFAATDAQGVNMHDADPEVWDDMFAQIEEVGFNLAELADSHVRPADLSPSRRDEFLSIAASHGVGIPSVHLQRQSVIMPGHEERNLEYAHRTIDAAAEWGMQVFSTGLHQPFSEAQKKALWFWTAEGPKDPDNRETWELAVSRIRELGKHAAEVGLPVALELYEDTYLGTADSAVRFVEAVGLDNVGLNPDVANLIRLHRPVEDWRELFAKTLPYANYWHVKNYTRDEAADGSWATSVPSTMETGLINYRQVFRDALKLGFNGIILTEQYGGDSLGVCATNQKYIRSLLPKA, from the coding sequence ATGCCGGAGAATCCTCACTACACCGCAGAAACCTGGCCCATTGCCACGTGCCTCCACGGCTTCGCCGCGACTGACGCCCAGGGCGTGAACATGCACGACGCCGATCCCGAGGTCTGGGACGACATGTTCGCCCAGATCGAGGAGGTCGGGTTCAACCTCGCCGAGCTCGCCGACAGCCACGTCCGCCCGGCCGACCTCTCCCCCTCGCGCCGCGACGAGTTCCTCTCCATCGCAGCCTCGCACGGCGTGGGCATCCCCTCGGTCCACCTTCAGCGGCAGAGCGTCATCATGCCCGGCCACGAAGAGCGGAACCTCGAGTACGCGCACCGCACGATCGACGCCGCCGCCGAATGGGGCATGCAGGTCTTCTCGACCGGGCTGCACCAGCCCTTCAGCGAGGCCCAGAAGAAGGCCCTGTGGTTCTGGACGGCCGAGGGGCCGAAGGACCCAGACAACCGCGAGACGTGGGAGCTCGCCGTCAGCCGCATCCGCGAGCTCGGCAAGCACGCGGCCGAGGTCGGCCTGCCGGTCGCCCTCGAGCTGTACGAGGACACGTACCTCGGCACGGCAGACAGCGCAGTCCGGTTCGTTGAGGCGGTCGGGCTCGACAACGTCGGACTCAACCCGGACGTCGCGAACCTCATCCGCCTCCACCGCCCCGTCGAGGACTGGCGCGAGCTCTTCGCCAAGACGCTCCCCTACGCCAACTACTGGCACGTCAAGAACTACACGCGCGACGAGGCCGCGGACGGCAGCTGGGCAACCTCAGTGCCGTCGACCATGGAAACGGGCCTCATCAACTACCGCCAGGTGTTCCGGGACGCCCTCAAGCTCGGCTTCAACGGCATCATCCTCACCGAGCAGTACGGCGGCGACAGCCTCGGCGTGTGCGCCACGAATCAGAAGTACATCCGTTCGCTCCTGCCCAAGGCCTAG
- a CDS encoding 3-hydroxyacyl-CoA dehydrogenase family protein, whose product MTNSASQKKIAVVGSGYMGGGIAQSLALAGATVKIADISEEIAKKNYDRLLAEAADFAEQGLFPADAVERIEANLSPAASIEDAVADADFIEEAVPEKIEIKHETLRRISAAARPEAIIGSNTSTIRIGELATAVERPERFLGVHFSNPAPFIPGVELIPHEGTDESILPFVEEIVASTGKESARVKDSTGFVLNRLQYALFHEATQIVEEGIATPEDIDTIVRTTFGFRLPAFGPFAIADMAGLDVYAFCYASLQTRWPERFATPESLRELVEAGKFGTKSGAGYLNVPADRTPELVAYRNKAYVAIKKLMDELGPAPIN is encoded by the coding sequence ATGACCAATTCGGCATCGCAGAAGAAGATTGCCGTCGTCGGCTCCGGCTACATGGGAGGTGGCATCGCCCAGTCGCTCGCCCTCGCCGGCGCGACGGTCAAGATCGCCGACATCTCCGAGGAGATCGCCAAGAAGAACTACGATCGGCTCCTTGCCGAGGCCGCTGACTTCGCGGAGCAGGGCCTCTTCCCGGCGGACGCCGTCGAACGCATCGAGGCGAACCTCTCCCCCGCAGCGTCCATCGAGGACGCCGTGGCTGACGCGGACTTCATCGAGGAGGCCGTGCCAGAGAAGATCGAGATCAAGCACGAGACGCTCCGCCGCATCAGCGCAGCTGCGCGCCCGGAGGCGATCATCGGCTCCAACACCTCGACCATCCGCATCGGGGAACTCGCGACCGCCGTCGAGCGCCCGGAGCGCTTCCTCGGAGTGCACTTCTCGAACCCCGCGCCGTTCATCCCGGGCGTCGAACTCATCCCGCACGAGGGAACCGACGAGAGCATCCTGCCCTTCGTCGAGGAGATCGTCGCCTCGACCGGCAAGGAGAGCGCGCGCGTCAAGGATTCCACGGGCTTCGTGCTCAACCGCCTCCAGTACGCGCTGTTCCATGAGGCGACGCAGATCGTCGAAGAGGGCATTGCCACGCCCGAGGACATCGACACGATCGTCCGCACGACGTTCGGCTTCCGCCTCCCGGCCTTCGGCCCGTTCGCGATCGCAGACATGGCAGGCCTCGACGTCTATGCGTTCTGCTACGCGTCCCTCCAGACCCGGTGGCCCGAGCGCTTCGCCACGCCCGAATCGCTCCGTGAGCTCGTCGAGGCGGGGAAGTTCGGCACCAAGTCTGGCGCCGGGTACCTGAACGTGCCCGCGGACCGCACCCCTGAGCTCGTCGCCTACCGGAACAAGGCCTACGTGGCCATCAAGAAGCTCATGGACGAGCTCGGCCCGGCACCCATCAACTAG
- a CDS encoding GntR family transcriptional regulator, with protein sequence MHAVSSGRRPANRQLLADYVYQELLASLMDGRLEPGQAIGIDRTAQELEVSQTPIREALARLEATGLVRREALKGYRVAPLFTAEELDELMAARAIIEPAIAERACAHVTADLREELEQAVDDLRGAPTGPTFAEYGAYWEADERFHRLIAESAQNRFLLNAYRALGGQVQRFRFFGNLGVTDAENAIAEHTRILDAFESGDPQQAHDAMLEHIRLVRDRAVSDATSSHS encoded by the coding sequence ATGCACGCCGTTTCGAGTGGCCGTCGGCCAGCCAACCGACAGCTCCTGGCTGACTACGTGTACCAGGAACTGCTCGCGTCCCTCATGGACGGCCGGCTCGAGCCCGGGCAGGCCATCGGCATCGACCGGACTGCTCAGGAGCTCGAGGTCTCTCAGACACCGATCCGCGAGGCTCTGGCCCGGCTTGAGGCCACTGGACTCGTCCGGCGCGAGGCGCTCAAGGGCTACCGGGTGGCTCCCCTCTTCACAGCGGAGGAGCTCGATGAGCTCATGGCTGCACGCGCCATCATCGAACCCGCCATCGCAGAGCGCGCTTGCGCCCACGTGACAGCGGACCTCCGGGAAGAGCTCGAGCAGGCGGTCGATGACCTTCGGGGCGCTCCCACAGGCCCGACATTTGCGGAGTACGGAGCCTACTGGGAGGCGGACGAGCGCTTCCACCGGCTCATCGCCGAAAGCGCCCAGAACCGCTTCCTGCTCAATGCCTACCGAGCGCTCGGCGGTCAGGTGCAGCGCTTCCGGTTCTTCGGCAACCTCGGCGTCACGGACGCCGAGAATGCCATCGCGGAGCACACTCGAATCCTCGACGCCTTCGAATCGGGGGACCCCCAGCAGGCCCACGACGCGATGCTCGAGCACATCAGGCTGGTACGAGACCGCGCCGTCAGCGACGCGACTTCAAGCCACAGCTGA
- a CDS encoding FadR/GntR family transcriptional regulator: MARKSLVGEVADDLLDRIVGSEFPPGALVPGELELSAQHQVSRMTVREAMKTLEAQRILSVQRGRGTFVNPVEQWNSLDAVLRAASAAVGNDVAAVQLIELRRMLETGACALAAQRVTPEDLDRLRGCLDDMRANHERGGLDEFVAADLAFHDVILEASGNVFLTAVFQPLHRVLAARRAETSKVPEIQRHAIAMHERVLAALETADPRAAREAMDEHMTQTLEDLMTFIQHKAGL; the protein is encoded by the coding sequence TTGGCTCGCAAGTCACTCGTCGGCGAGGTTGCCGATGACCTTCTGGACCGGATCGTGGGGAGCGAGTTCCCGCCCGGCGCTCTTGTACCGGGCGAACTCGAGCTCTCGGCCCAGCATCAGGTCAGCCGCATGACGGTGCGCGAGGCGATGAAGACGCTCGAAGCCCAGAGGATCCTGAGCGTCCAGCGGGGACGCGGCACCTTCGTCAATCCCGTCGAGCAGTGGAACTCGCTCGACGCGGTCCTGCGCGCAGCTTCGGCAGCGGTGGGGAATGATGTCGCGGCCGTTCAGCTCATCGAGTTGCGCCGCATGCTCGAAACCGGTGCCTGCGCGCTCGCGGCCCAGAGGGTGACCCCGGAGGACCTGGACCGCCTGCGGGGGTGCCTGGACGACATGCGGGCGAACCACGAGCGGGGCGGCCTCGACGAATTCGTCGCCGCCGACCTCGCGTTTCACGATGTGATCCTCGAGGCCTCGGGGAATGTCTTCCTCACAGCCGTCTTCCAACCGCTTCACCGGGTCCTCGCGGCCCGCCGAGCCGAGACCTCGAAGGTTCCGGAGATCCAGCGCCACGCCATTGCGATGCACGAGCGGGTCCTCGCCGCCCTCGAGACGGCGGACCCGCGGGCGGCGCGTGAAGCCATGGACGAGCATATGACGCAGACGCTCGAGGATCTCATGACGTTCATCCAGCACAAGGCCGGCCTCTAG
- a CDS encoding MFS transporter has translation MSAPAPSERTLTASSIDDAKLKSAISKAARHLMPMLVILYFVAFLDRTNVGFAQAALKADRGVSDAAFALGAGIFFIGYAIFEVPSNLLLKRFGARFWLARISITWGIVAAAFAFTSNDVMFNVLRFLLGVTEAGLFPGVIMFLSEWFPNKVRVQMFAIFYLAQPFSQMIGAPMSGGLISFGDSLGFARGWQVMFFGEGILAILAGIAALFLLTNSPAKAKFLDDDEKLALSNAMAVEDHARNQDGPKGIWAAMANWKVWYFTVIYFALQIAVYGTTFYLPQEVAGLLGKKVGWEVGLVSAIPWLVGLFACYFLGRAAHTVARRRNWGTLLYIGTGLFIVGSAWAGMTNQPLLGIVFITLAVASFLAVGPITWAYPTSFLTGAAAAAGIGLINSLGNLGGFVAPLMRTAFNSAMPTTSGAWGVISLGVFAFLGALMMFLTKFFRTAKSDELLDEPVMHH, from the coding sequence GTGTCCGCACCCGCACCCTCCGAAAGGACGCTCACGGCGTCGTCCATCGACGACGCCAAGCTGAAGTCCGCCATCAGCAAGGCGGCTCGGCACCTCATGCCGATGCTGGTGATCCTCTATTTCGTCGCGTTCCTTGACCGCACGAATGTCGGTTTCGCCCAAGCTGCACTCAAGGCTGACCGTGGCGTCAGTGACGCCGCGTTCGCCCTCGGCGCCGGCATCTTCTTCATCGGCTACGCCATCTTCGAAGTCCCGAGCAACCTCTTGCTCAAGCGCTTCGGCGCCCGCTTCTGGCTGGCCCGCATCTCCATCACGTGGGGAATCGTGGCAGCAGCCTTCGCCTTCACGTCGAACGACGTCATGTTCAACGTGCTGCGCTTCCTCCTCGGTGTCACCGAGGCTGGGCTGTTCCCGGGCGTCATCATGTTCCTCTCCGAGTGGTTCCCGAACAAGGTCCGCGTGCAGATGTTCGCGATCTTCTATCTCGCGCAGCCCTTCTCACAGATGATCGGCGCCCCGATGAGCGGCGGCCTGATCAGCTTCGGCGACTCCCTCGGCTTCGCCCGAGGCTGGCAGGTCATGTTCTTCGGCGAGGGCATCCTCGCGATCCTCGCCGGCATAGCCGCGCTGTTCCTTCTCACCAACAGCCCGGCCAAGGCGAAATTCCTCGACGACGACGAGAAACTCGCGCTCTCCAATGCGATGGCTGTTGAGGACCATGCACGCAACCAGGACGGGCCGAAGGGCATCTGGGCCGCCATGGCGAACTGGAAGGTCTGGTACTTCACGGTCATCTACTTCGCCCTGCAGATCGCGGTGTACGGCACCACGTTCTACCTCCCCCAGGAGGTCGCCGGGCTGCTCGGCAAGAAGGTCGGCTGGGAAGTCGGTCTCGTCTCGGCGATCCCGTGGCTCGTGGGCCTGTTCGCCTGCTACTTCCTCGGCCGCGCCGCGCACACCGTGGCCCGCCGCCGCAACTGGGGCACGCTCCTCTACATCGGCACCGGCCTCTTCATCGTGGGCTCCGCGTGGGCGGGTATGACCAACCAGCCGCTGCTTGGCATCGTGTTCATCACGCTTGCCGTCGCGAGCTTCCTCGCCGTCGGACCGATCACGTGGGCCTACCCGACGTCGTTCCTCACCGGGGCGGCCGCCGCGGCGGGCATCGGGCTCATCAACTCGCTCGGCAACCTCGGTGGCTTCGTTGCCCCGCTCATGCGGACGGCGTTCAACTCGGCGATGCCGACGACGAGCGGCGCCTGGGGTGTCATCTCGCTCGGGGTCTTCGCGTTCCTCGGAGCCCTCATGATGTTCCTGACGAAGTTCTTCCGGACGGCCAAGTCTGACGAACTGCTCGACGAGCCGGTGATGCACCACTAG
- a CDS encoding SDR family NAD(P)-dependent oxidoreductase produces the protein MTVFPESRTVVLTGAASPRGIGRASAHYLAERGWNVGIIDLDAEAAKGVAEEIALEHGVQAAGAGADVSNEAQVRVAFDELEGALPQIVALVNLAGVSSPVPYLEVTPEEWNRVMNINLNGVHYATRRAVESMVKNGVGRVVSLASVSAQRGGGTYSKTPYSAAKAGIIGFSRSVARELGQNGITVNVISPGPIDTDIMGGTLTDERKTAMAADGVLPRIGTPRDIAAAIAYLISEDAGFVTGQTLNVDGGLYMH, from the coding sequence ATGACCGTCTTCCCTGAATCCCGGACCGTCGTCCTCACGGGTGCCGCGTCTCCGCGTGGCATCGGCCGTGCGTCAGCCCACTACCTGGCCGAGCGCGGCTGGAACGTGGGGATCATCGATCTCGATGCAGAGGCCGCCAAGGGCGTCGCCGAGGAGATCGCCCTCGAGCACGGCGTCCAGGCCGCCGGCGCCGGCGCGGACGTCTCGAACGAGGCCCAGGTCCGCGTTGCCTTCGACGAACTCGAAGGAGCCCTGCCCCAGATCGTCGCGCTCGTGAACCTGGCCGGCGTCTCGTCACCCGTCCCGTACCTCGAGGTCACCCCTGAGGAGTGGAACCGGGTCATGAACATCAACCTCAACGGCGTCCACTACGCAACGCGCAGGGCCGTCGAGTCGATGGTCAAGAACGGTGTGGGACGCGTCGTCAGCCTGGCGTCGGTCTCGGCCCAGCGCGGCGGCGGCACGTACAGCAAGACCCCCTACTCCGCGGCGAAGGCCGGCATCATCGGCTTCTCGCGCAGCGTCGCCCGCGAACTCGGCCAGAACGGAATCACCGTCAATGTGATCTCCCCCGGCCCCATCGACACCGACATCATGGGCGGGACCCTCACCGATGAGCGCAAGACCGCGATGGCGGCCGACGGCGTTCTGCCCCGCATCGGCACGCCCCGCGACATCGCTGCGGCCATCGCCTACCTCATCAGCGAGGACGCCGGCTTCGTGACGGGCCAGACCCTGAACGTCGACGGCGGCCTCTACATGCACTGA
- a CDS encoding triose-phosphate isomerase family protein — translation MAPYLVGVSLKMYFSHARTLAWCSAVAEVARAHPAVRDGAAELFVIPSYLSVTAAVDLLRGVAAVGAQDLAMEDEGAFTGEVSGAEIAEVGCRVVEVGHAERRRLFGETDAVVRAKTDAALRNGLAPVLCVGEAERGDPESVAQECVRQVDDALSSARAAGRNGHVIVAYEPLWAIGADSPAEPDYIRSVCAHLRRHLDSSPDFAGSRVIYGGSARPGLLGEIADDVDGLFLGRFAHRAESLEEVLDEVLSTRAALQAAGGR, via the coding sequence ATGGCGCCATACCTCGTCGGGGTGAGCCTCAAGATGTACTTCAGCCACGCGAGGACCCTCGCGTGGTGCAGTGCAGTCGCGGAGGTCGCCCGGGCGCACCCAGCGGTGCGCGACGGCGCGGCTGAGCTCTTTGTCATCCCGAGCTACCTTTCGGTGACCGCCGCGGTGGATCTCCTCCGCGGCGTCGCCGCCGTCGGCGCCCAGGATCTGGCGATGGAGGACGAGGGGGCGTTCACCGGGGAGGTCAGCGGGGCGGAGATCGCGGAGGTCGGCTGTCGCGTCGTCGAGGTCGGGCACGCCGAGCGCCGCCGCCTCTTCGGCGAGACCGACGCCGTCGTCCGCGCAAAGACCGACGCCGCGCTCCGGAACGGCCTCGCGCCGGTCCTGTGCGTCGGCGAGGCCGAACGCGGCGACCCGGAATCCGTTGCTCAGGAATGCGTGCGGCAGGTCGACGACGCCCTCTCCTCTGCCCGCGCCGCTGGCCGGAACGGGCACGTCATCGTCGCCTACGAACCCCTCTGGGCCATCGGCGCCGACTCCCCCGCCGAACCGGACTACATCCGGTCCGTGTGCGCGCATCTTCGCCGCCATCTCGATTCGTCCCCCGATTTCGCGGGCTCCCGCGTAATCTACGGTGGGAGCGCGCGGCCCGGGCTCCTCGGCGAGATCGCGGATGACGTCGACGGCCTGTTCCTCGGCCGCTTCGCCCACCGGGCCGAGTCCCTCGAGGAGGTCCTCGACGAGGTCCTCAGCACTCGGGCCGCGCTTCAGGCTGCAGGGGGACGCTAG
- a CDS encoding NAD(P)-dependent oxidoreductase has product MTESAPHGYTVAVLGLGAMGLPMASRLATGLTVHGFDIAEQRLALARDAGVETFGSAREAASGADAILLAVRNGAQLEDVLFGEAGVAPELSRGAVVILTSTVGTEAVGGTAERLAELGVDLVDAPLSGGPVRAGKGDLLVVVGASPSALERARPVLDLLASTLSVVGDRAGDGQALKTVNQLLCGVHIAAAAEALALADALGLDRARTLEALTAGAAGSFMLGDRGRRMLSAYDDGGAPVLSRLDIFVKDLGIVGRAARTAGLPTPVAAAAEQLFLLGQSLGLEAEDDSAVIRVLAPELREAASGL; this is encoded by the coding sequence ATGACTGAATCTGCTCCCCACGGCTACACCGTAGCCGTCCTCGGCCTCGGGGCCATGGGCCTGCCGATGGCATCCCGGCTCGCCACGGGCCTCACCGTCCACGGCTTCGACATCGCCGAACAGCGCCTCGCACTAGCCAGGGATGCCGGGGTCGAGACGTTCGGATCGGCACGCGAGGCGGCGAGCGGGGCCGACGCGATCCTGCTGGCAGTTCGCAACGGGGCCCAGCTCGAGGACGTCCTGTTCGGCGAGGCGGGGGTCGCACCAGAGCTCTCCCGGGGGGCCGTCGTGATCCTGACGAGCACCGTCGGGACCGAAGCCGTCGGAGGAACCGCGGAGCGCCTGGCGGAGCTCGGCGTCGACCTCGTGGACGCTCCCCTATCCGGCGGCCCGGTGCGAGCCGGCAAGGGCGACCTGCTCGTCGTCGTCGGCGCCTCGCCGTCGGCCCTCGAGCGCGCCCGTCCCGTGCTCGACCTGCTGGCTTCGACGCTCTCGGTCGTCGGCGATCGCGCCGGGGACGGCCAAGCCCTCAAGACCGTCAACCAGCTCCTCTGCGGCGTGCACATCGCCGCAGCAGCCGAGGCGCTCGCCCTCGCGGACGCGCTCGGACTCGACCGGGCGCGCACCCTCGAGGCCCTCACGGCGGGCGCGGCGGGCTCGTTCATGCTCGGGGACCGCGGCCGGCGCATGCTCAGCGCGTACGACGACGGCGGCGCGCCGGTGCTGAGCCGCCTCGACATCTTCGTGAAGGATCTCGGCATCGTGGGCCGGGCCGCCCGGACCGCCGGACTCCCCACCCCCGTCGCGGCCGCGGCCGAGCAGCTCTTCCTCCTGGGGCAGTCGCTGGGGCTGGAGGCAGAAGACGACTCCGCCGTCATCCGCGTCCTCGCACCGGAACTCCGCGAAGCAGCATCGGGACTCTGA